From the Bacillota bacterium genome, the window CCATTCCGCTCTTCCCCATGAGAAACATCTCCCTGGACGAGTGCACTCAGCTCGCGGAAGAAATCGGGAAGAAACTCAACGGGCAAACCCGCGTTCCAATATTCTTTGCGGGCGAGAACGCCCGTATCCCCGAAAGGAAAGCGCTGGACTTCATCCGCAAAGGCCAGTACGAGGGGCTTCGAGATTTGCTCCTGAGCGGGAACTGCGACCCCAGGCGCCTCCCAGACATCGGCGATGTCAAGGACTTCGTGCATAAGGGGGGTACCATTGTCAGCGCGGGCTCCAATCCTCTCGTAGCAGTCAACTACATATTGAACACGGATGATGTCCAGATCGCAAAACGGATCGCCCGCGCGGCCAGAGGCCCGTCCGGAGGGTTCTCCTCAGTGAGGGCGGTTGGGCTCAGGTTCACCGATCGAAACCAGGCTGTCGTGTCCATGAACATGTTCGACCACAACGCGACCCCGCTATCCCGTACGTTTAACCTGGTGAAGTCCGAGGCGGAACGGTATGGCGCGGCCATAACCGCCACCCAGCTCATCGGAACCGTTCCACAGGAAAGCCTGGTGCAGGTGGCCGAGTACTTTCTCAGGCTTGAAGGCTTTGACCGGACCCAGATAAGGGAAAACCACCTGATCGATCTACACGACGCAGGTGTAGTGGAGGCCTCGAAACCGGCGGCGCTTACAGATATGTCCGTAAAACGCTTTGTACAGGAGCTCGCGTCCAACTCACCCGCCCCCGGTGGTGGGAGCGTGGCGGCTCTCTCGGCCGCTATGAGCGCGGGCCTGCTTAGCATGGTCTTAGGCCTGACGCTAGGCAGGGAGAAGTTCGCGGATGTTGAGGGCGAGCTGTACCCACTCAAGGAAAAAACGCGGGCGCTCCACACAAGGCTTCTCGAACTTGCCAACATCGACACGGACACCTTCAACGAGGTCATGGCCACACTCAAACTACCCAGGGAAACGGAAGAGCAGAAGCAAGAACGCTCCGCCAGAATTCAGGCTGCCTACAAAAAAGCTGTCGGAGTTCCCCTCGAGGTTGCTGAGAAGTGTGTTGGATTACTCGAAATGTGTCCCGTCATAGCCGAAAAAGGGAACCCTAGCGCGCTGTCGGATGCCGGTGTGGCAGCGAACATGGCCTACGCCGGGCTTGAGGGAGCGGCAATGAATGTCAGGATTAACCTGGGATCTATCAAGGACGAGGAGTTCGTCAGGGAAACCCGGAGTAGGGTGAACGCCGCGCTCAAGGTCGGGCGCGATCTGAGAGACCGAGTTGCCGCTTACGTTAACCAGAAGATCCAGGTATTCTGTGCAGTACCTTAACGAGCAACAGGGGGGGTTGGCTGGTGGCAAGGATCGTGGACTTGTCGCAAGAGATCTACCAGGGAATGCCCGTTTTCCCACTGCACCAGAAGACGTTCATTTTTCAGAATATAACTCACGAAGAGTGCGTTCGGCAGATCGGGTTTGGGTTTGCCACCAGAAACCTGCTCATCAACGAACATGGGCCGACGCATAGCGACGCTGTTTACGAGTATAACCCTGCGGGCCCGACGATTGAACGGATGCCTCTCGAGTATTTCCTCGGCCCCGCCGTGTGCCTCGATGTGTCACACATATCTCATGAAAAGTACATTGAAGTCCAAGACCTGCGAGAAGCGCTTAAGAGGGCTGGCTTGGAAATTTCGAGAGGCGATATCGTCCTGCTCTACACGGGACACTACAACCGAAACTACGGCACCGCGAAATGGCTCACTCAATACTCGGGGCTGAGTTATGAGGCCACCGAATGGCTGGTGCAGAAAGGCGTAGTTAACATCGGCGTTGACGCGCCAGCCATCGACCACCCGGATGACACGAAATACTCAGGCCACGCCGTGTGTGCTCGGTACGGCATGACCAACACTGAGAACCTCGCCAATCTGGATAAGGTAGCGGGCAAGCGTTTCCTGTACATCGGGTTGCCGCTCAGAATCAGGGACGGCACCGGTTCACCGGTGAGGGCGGTAGCCTTGCTCGATGAGTAGCGGCCCCAGGCTATCGCCTGACCGAATAGCGAGGAGGTGGTAGCGACAGTACCCATACGAGTTACGCAACCGAATCGGGCTGGGATCCTGAGCTGCTGAATCCGATTTTAGGAGGGGTAAGGATGCGGTAGAGGGTTGGAGATGAGAAAACGCCGAGGGTAACATTGGCGTATTCGGGTGATGGGTATCTCTCAATGGGAGGAGATGAATAGATGAACTTGAGCGACTTGTTAGCAGCTATGGCGGTCGTTGTAAACGGCTTACCTCAAGGACTCCTGGCATTGACGTACGGGTTTGCGGCCTTTCCTACCGCTTTGGGCTTTGCGGTCGGCACGATCGGCGCAGTTGCCTTTTCTCAGGTGGCGCCAATATCGTTCCAGGCGGAGTCCATCGTATTGGCCGGCACCATGGGTCGCGATAGGGAAGAGCGCCTCAACATCGTAATCTTGACGGGTATCGTCATGACAATCGTAGGAGCCCTGGGCCTGCTCGAGCCCACCATTCGCTTCATAGGGCCCGCCATCTTAAACGGTATGATGGCCGGCGTGGGTGTGATACTCGCTACTGCGGCCATAAACATGATCAGGGCGAACTATGTTGTTGGCGGGCTTTCCGCCGCAGCCGCCATCCTCACTTACGCCTGGTCAAAGAACCTCGTACATACCATAGTGATAAGCGTGCTCCTCAGCTCTGCTATATGGATCTTCGTGAAGAAGCAAGAGAGCGATGCCTCTCCGGCCGGCGATCTCTCTATCGAGGTTCTGAAGAGAACTCCTTGGAAGATTAACCCCCACGTCATAAGGAGCACCCTGGCTATGATCACTCTCCAGATCGGGGGGAATATAGCGTATGGGAGTATTACCGGTGGCATCGCTAATACCCCGGTTAACGTCGACCACATAACGCTGTACTCCGGGATTGCCGACGCCGTTAGCGCCTTGTTTGGAGGAGGCCCGGTGGAAGCCATTATTAGCGGTACGGCTGCTGCACCCCATCCCATGATCAGCGCCGTCTTGATGATGGGCATAATGACGGTGATACTGGCGTTGAAACTTCTTCCCAGGATAGCCAGGCACGTTCCCAGTGAATCGATCGCGGGATTCCTATTTGTCCTGGGAGCCATCGTCGTATTCCCTGCCAACATCGGGCTCGGGCTCAAGGAATCTCCAGTTACAGCCGGCG encodes:
- a CDS encoding cyclase family protein, which translates into the protein MVARIVDLSQEIYQGMPVFPLHQKTFIFQNITHEECVRQIGFGFATRNLLINEHGPTHSDAVYEYNPAGPTIERMPLEYFLGPAVCLDVSHISHEKYIEVQDLREALKRAGLEISRGDIVLLYTGHYNRNYGTAKWLTQYSGLSYEATEWLVQKGVVNIGVDAPAIDHPDDTKYSGHAVCARYGMTNTENLANLDKVAGKRFLYIGLPLRIRDGTGSPVRAVALLDE
- a CDS encoding NCS2 family permease — protein: MNLSDLLAAMAVVVNGLPQGLLALTYGFAAFPTALGFAVGTIGAVAFSQVAPISFQAESIVLAGTMGRDREERLNIVILTGIVMTIVGALGLLEPTIRFIGPAILNGMMAGVGVILATAAINMIRANYVVGGLSAAAAILTYAWSKNLVHTIVISVLLSSAIWIFVKKQESDASPAGDLSIEVLKRTPWKINPHVIRSTLAMITLQIGGNIAYGSITGGIANTPVNVDHITLYSGIADAVSALFGGGPVEAIISGTAAAPHPMISAVLMMGIMTVILALKLLPRIARHVPSESIAGFLFVLGAIVVFPANIGLGLKESPVTAGVTAVVTAATDPFLGMVAGVILRFLM
- the ftcD gene encoding glutamate formimidoyltransferase, with amino-acid sequence MTQYIHAVPNFSEGRRQEVIETIISQVRGVPGVKLIGYFPDPDFNRTVVELVGTPQPMVEALLNMAARAIELIDMEQQTGSHPRIGAQDTIPLFPMRNISLDECTQLAEEIGKKLNGQTRVPIFFAGENARIPERKALDFIRKGQYEGLRDLLLSGNCDPRRLPDIGDVKDFVHKGGTIVSAGSNPLVAVNYILNTDDVQIAKRIARAARGPSGGFSSVRAVGLRFTDRNQAVVSMNMFDHNATPLSRTFNLVKSEAERYGAAITATQLIGTVPQESLVQVAEYFLRLEGFDRTQIRENHLIDLHDAGVVEASKPAALTDMSVKRFVQELASNSPAPGGGSVAALSAAMSAGLLSMVLGLTLGREKFADVEGELYPLKEKTRALHTRLLELANIDTDTFNEVMATLKLPRETEEQKQERSARIQAAYKKAVGVPLEVAEKCVGLLEMCPVIAEKGNPSALSDAGVAANMAYAGLEGAAMNVRINLGSIKDEEFVRETRSRVNAALKVGRDLRDRVAAYVNQKIQVFCAVP